From Synoicihabitans lomoniglobus, the proteins below share one genomic window:
- a CDS encoding response regulator encodes MPTSPKPSIDIWPKRACLALSGLVVLAMIVPLLGWIFEIPSFIELRAFSEPIKANTVIATLLIGIALVGVEMGNRRMAWFGLVPTIIGALTFLQDATGQSFSIDELLFTYFISDASPAPGRMTEPISISLMLSGLVVTSLVVPRIRQRHTLVIALVASAVISLGAATLMGYALDLNAVYLWGFDTATSPLAAIALSLTGIAILARAWREHTLTDSGAPTWLPLPVVVGSATLTLILYLGLQEQEIVRLHEATRRSASNLISALQTKIRSQSDELWRFDRDWSDPNKTAVVRGIEAETSLNVNPSGQVYSLVSPGENRVTLEVYPSVGNEFMTGFDHGKDPVRMAAMQRALLPPRGPAVSGSIDIPQAGLGYAIYVPLERNNELWGFLAGEFLYDRLIGQIINEDESLRSDYLTRVSITEVPIFDNTGILGPLDDIVQERGGIDFTQDIYDRRIRFSLVRTAEAFQRDRRNLPELAFASGLIVTLLLGVSVHLARTANTLLRSAEISNTRLVAENEERRRVEAMLKVSDERLRLALDSTQIGIFEWSLPSNQMYYSPGLWNMLDYAPGEIANTPEAWTALIHEDDLPGYRSAVERQLSGDETFISPEYRLRTGKGEWRWIYARAKTVARAPSGAPQRIIGTLQDINERKAAEAALRESQAAARKLSLVAARTDNLVMISAPNGTIEWVNESFTRVMEYDLAEIRGRTPDTFLSGPDTHPRTLRRIRAALAKGVGVTTDLVNYSKSGRKFHVHLEVQPVRNEHGQLETFIAILADITTRVETETALRRAKADADNASRAKSEFLASMSHEIRTPMNGVIGMTSLLMDTRLDPEQRDFVNTIRTSGEALLTIINDILDFSKIESGKMELEHLPFDLPTTIEEALDLFAMQASGKHLDLAYHVADDVPAWVMGDITRLRQILVNLVNNAVKFTASGSITILVRRKLMPLQTTDDNQVLLEFTVRDSGIGIPQERIDRLFKPFSQVDSSTTRKFGGTGLGLAICHRLTQLMGGGIHVESTLGEGSRFIFTMRTAAAHPLNAEPLPPVPKSLVAGTVLGVEDNDVGQRRLQSFFKQWKLDYAGADNIASALSQLQAEKRPSLVLLDDDLLSQPGGTELLTLVATHQIPTLLLLTPGRDNTFKTQTDTRLLTLKKPLKTSTLLRGVHSLFRKRGEAEEPETEVPKRKILAEELPLDVLLVEDNTVNQKVALRFLDRLGYRADAVGNGLEAVAAVESRRFDLVLMDLQMPEMDGFEASREIRRKFPAEHQPKIIALTANALQGDREDCLAAGMDDYITKPVKLHELSEVIRRQFVAKTEDPVPFSGT; translated from the coding sequence ATGCCAACCTCGCCAAAACCGTCCATAGACATTTGGCCAAAGCGTGCTTGTCTCGCTTTGTCGGGCTTGGTGGTGCTCGCGATGATCGTGCCGTTGCTCGGCTGGATCTTCGAAATCCCCAGCTTCATCGAGCTGCGGGCCTTCTCCGAGCCGATCAAGGCCAACACGGTGATCGCCACGCTGTTGATCGGCATCGCGCTCGTCGGCGTGGAGATGGGCAACCGGCGCATGGCCTGGTTCGGACTGGTCCCGACCATCATCGGAGCTCTCACGTTTCTGCAGGACGCCACCGGCCAGAGCTTCAGCATCGACGAACTGCTGTTCACTTACTTCATCAGCGACGCCAGCCCCGCCCCCGGTCGGATGACCGAGCCGATCTCCATCAGCTTGATGCTATCGGGCCTGGTGGTGACATCTCTGGTCGTCCCCCGCATCCGTCAGCGTCACACGTTGGTGATCGCGTTGGTGGCATCGGCGGTCATCTCGCTGGGAGCGGCGACCTTGATGGGCTACGCCCTCGATCTCAATGCGGTGTATTTGTGGGGTTTCGATACCGCGACCTCCCCGCTCGCGGCCATCGCGTTGTCATTGACCGGTATCGCCATTCTCGCCCGGGCCTGGCGCGAACATACGCTGACCGATTCGGGGGCGCCCACGTGGCTGCCACTGCCGGTTGTGGTGGGTTCGGCCACCTTGACGCTGATACTTTACCTCGGTTTGCAGGAGCAGGAAATCGTCCGCTTGCACGAGGCCACCCGTCGCAGTGCGTCCAATTTGATCTCCGCGCTGCAGACCAAGATCCGGTCACAAAGTGATGAACTGTGGCGGTTCGACCGGGATTGGTCCGACCCCAACAAAACGGCTGTCGTGCGCGGGATCGAAGCCGAGACCTCTCTCAACGTAAATCCGAGCGGACAGGTTTACTCCCTGGTGAGCCCGGGCGAAAACCGGGTGACATTGGAGGTTTACCCGAGTGTCGGCAACGAGTTCATGACCGGCTTCGATCATGGCAAAGATCCGGTCCGCATGGCTGCCATGCAGCGCGCCCTGCTCCCGCCCCGGGGGCCGGCCGTCAGCGGTTCGATCGACATTCCTCAAGCCGGTCTCGGCTACGCCATTTACGTGCCGCTGGAGCGCAACAACGAGCTGTGGGGGTTTCTGGCCGGCGAGTTTTTATATGATCGATTGATCGGCCAGATCATCAACGAGGACGAAAGTCTGCGTTCCGATTATCTCACCCGGGTGAGCATCACCGAGGTGCCCATTTTCGACAACACCGGCATCCTCGGTCCACTCGACGACATCGTGCAGGAACGCGGCGGCATCGATTTCACGCAGGATATCTACGATCGGCGCATCCGCTTCAGCCTTGTGCGCACCGCCGAGGCTTTTCAACGCGATCGGCGCAATCTCCCCGAACTGGCGTTTGCTTCCGGTCTGATCGTTACCCTCCTGCTCGGCGTCAGCGTCCACCTTGCCCGCACCGCCAACACGTTGCTGCGATCTGCCGAAATTTCGAATACCCGACTCGTCGCGGAGAACGAGGAACGACGCCGGGTCGAGGCCATGTTGAAAGTGTCGGACGAACGCCTGCGTCTCGCCCTCGATTCGACCCAGATCGGCATCTTCGAATGGAGCCTGCCGTCCAATCAGATGTATTACAGCCCGGGCCTCTGGAACATGCTCGACTACGCTCCCGGCGAAATCGCCAACACCCCGGAAGCTTGGACGGCCCTGATCCACGAAGACGATCTCCCGGGCTATCGCAGCGCCGTCGAACGTCAGCTTTCCGGCGACGAAACCTTCATCTCTCCTGAATACCGTCTGCGCACCGGCAAAGGAGAATGGCGCTGGATCTACGCCCGCGCCAAGACCGTCGCCCGCGCTCCCAGTGGCGCTCCGCAGCGGATCATCGGCACCCTGCAGGACATCAACGAACGCAAAGCGGCCGAAGCCGCCCTGCGCGAATCCCAGGCCGCCGCGCGCAAGCTGTCGCTCGTGGCCGCGCGGACGGACAATTTGGTGATGATCAGCGCCCCCAACGGCACGATTGAGTGGGTCAACGAGAGCTTCACTCGCGTCATGGAATACGATCTCGCGGAGATTCGCGGTCGCACGCCCGACACGTTCCTTTCCGGTCCCGACACCCACCCGCGCACCTTGCGTCGCATCCGGGCGGCTCTCGCCAAGGGCGTCGGCGTGACCACCGACCTCGTCAACTACTCCAAATCCGGACGCAAGTTCCATGTGCATCTCGAGGTCCAACCGGTCCGCAACGAACATGGCCAGTTGGAGACGTTCATTGCGATTCTCGCCGATATCACCACCCGCGTGGAAACCGAGACCGCCCTGCGGCGCGCCAAGGCCGACGCCGACAACGCCTCCCGCGCCAAGAGTGAATTTCTCGCCTCCATGTCGCATGAAATCCGCACGCCCATGAACGGCGTCATCGGCATGACGAGTCTGTTGATGGACACCCGTCTCGACCCCGAACAACGCGACTTCGTGAACACGATTCGCACGTCGGGTGAGGCACTCCTCACCATCATCAACGACATTCTGGACTTCTCCAAAATCGAGTCGGGCAAGATGGAGCTGGAGCATCTGCCGTTTGATCTTCCGACCACCATTGAGGAAGCGCTCGACCTGTTCGCCATGCAGGCATCCGGCAAACACCTCGATCTCGCCTACCACGTCGCCGACGACGTGCCCGCGTGGGTCATGGGCGACATCACGCGCCTGCGTCAGATTCTGGTCAATCTCGTCAACAACGCGGTCAAATTCACGGCCTCCGGCAGCATCACCATCCTCGTGCGCCGGAAACTCATGCCCCTGCAAACCACCGACGATAACCAGGTTCTGCTCGAGTTTACCGTGCGCGATTCCGGCATCGGCATTCCGCAGGAACGCATCGACCGCCTCTTCAAGCCGTTCAGTCAAGTCGACTCCTCAACCACCCGCAAATTCGGCGGCACCGGGCTCGGACTCGCGATCTGTCATCGCCTCACCCAGCTCATGGGCGGCGGTATCCACGTGGAAAGCACGCTGGGCGAGGGCTCGCGTTTTATTTTCACCATGCGGACGGCCGCGGCCCATCCGCTCAATGCCGAGCCGCTGCCCCCCGTGCCAAAATCACTCGTGGCGGGCACCGTGCTCGGCGTGGAAGACAACGACGTCGGGCAGCGCCGTCTCCAATCGTTCTTCAAACAGTGGAAACTCGACTACGCGGGAGCCGACAACATCGCGTCCGCCCTCTCCCAGCTCCAGGCGGAGAAGCGTCCGTCGCTGGTGTTGCTCGACGACGACCTGCTGTCCCAACCCGGCGGCACCGAGTTGCTGACGCTTGTCGCGACTCACCAAATCCCTACCCTCCTCCTCCTGACTCCCGGGCGGGACAACACGTTCAAGACCCAAACCGACACGCGCCTGCTCACGCTCAAAAAGCCGCTCAAAACGAGCACCCTGCTGCGAGGCGTTCACTCCCTGTTCCGCAAACGCGGCGAAGCCGAAGAACCGGAAACCGAAGTGCCGAAGCGCAAGATTCTCGCCGAGGAGTTGCCGCTCGATGTGCTGCTCGTCGAGGACAACACCGTCAACCAGAAGGTCGCCCTCCGCTTCCTCGACCGCCTCGGCTATCGGGCCGATGCCGTCGGCAACGGTCTCGAAGCGGTGGCCGCCGTTGAATCGCGCCGCTTTGATCTCGTGCTGATGGATTTGCAGATGCCCGAAATGGACGGCTTCGAAGCTTCCCGCGAAATTCGGCGTAAATTTCCCGCCGAGCATCAACCCAAGATCATTGCCCTCACCGCCAACGCCCTGCAGGGCGATCGCGAGGACTGCCTCGCGGCGGGTATGGACGACTACATCACCAAGCCCGTCAAACTGCACGAGCTCAGCGAAGTAATCCGCCGCCAATTCGTGGCCAAAACCGAAGACCCCGTGCCGTTCTCCGGCACCTGA
- a CDS encoding LacI family DNA-binding transcriptional regulator: MRRHAQSPSLGMIADEAGVSRAAVSMALRNHPRIPESTRLRIQKIARKLGWKPNPLLAEAMSAIRAGQPSADRVTLAWISTDDTRDGWRHSHFNLRCFAGAQQRAENAGYRLDQFWLGDADGNATRLSEILYTRGIAGIIVGPFHDRGRIAMQWDRFAAATFAHTLLSPQLHRATDNQFASARVSVARLHAVGCRRIGLALAARLDHRVADQWTAGYLLETFEEGLAHPKLLHRPPDLDEAEFIRWFKRAKPDAIVGTDKRIIEWLATAGIRVPDDVAFAGLDLADDSGEVAGIFQDASAIGASVIDLVAGQLLRHERGLPEVPRTVVIDGRWVDGATLPATKPDPEWVEKSAMLLATGGTAAANLPALYD, from the coding sequence ATGCGCCGACACGCCCAAAGCCCCTCCCTTGGAATGATCGCCGACGAAGCCGGCGTCTCTCGCGCCGCCGTTTCCATGGCTCTGCGCAACCACCCGCGCATCCCCGAATCCACCCGTCTGCGGATTCAAAAGATTGCCCGCAAGCTCGGCTGGAAACCCAATCCCCTGCTCGCCGAGGCCATGAGTGCGATCCGGGCCGGGCAACCCAGTGCGGATCGTGTGACGTTGGCCTGGATCTCCACCGATGACACCCGCGATGGTTGGCGCCACAGTCATTTCAATCTGCGCTGTTTTGCCGGTGCCCAGCAGCGCGCCGAAAACGCCGGCTACCGCCTCGACCAATTCTGGCTGGGCGACGCCGATGGCAATGCCACCCGCCTCAGCGAGATTCTCTACACCCGCGGCATCGCCGGCATCATCGTGGGACCATTCCACGACCGGGGTCGCATCGCCATGCAATGGGACCGCTTCGCCGCCGCGACCTTCGCGCATACCTTGTTGTCGCCGCAACTGCACCGCGCCACCGACAACCAATTTGCCAGCGCCCGCGTATCCGTCGCTCGACTACACGCGGTGGGTTGCCGCCGGATCGGTCTCGCCCTGGCCGCTCGTCTCGACCACCGCGTCGCCGATCAATGGACCGCCGGTTACCTGTTGGAAACCTTCGAGGAGGGACTCGCCCACCCCAAGCTCCTCCATCGGCCGCCCGATCTGGACGAAGCCGAGTTTATCCGCTGGTTCAAACGGGCCAAGCCCGACGCCATTGTGGGCACCGACAAAAGGATCATCGAATGGCTCGCCACCGCGGGAATCCGGGTGCCCGACGACGTCGCCTTCGCCGGGCTTGATCTCGCCGACGACAGCGGCGAGGTCGCGGGAATCTTTCAGGATGCCAGTGCCATCGGCGCATCCGTCATCGATCTCGTCGCGGGTCAATTGCTGCGACATGAACGCGGCCTGCCCGAGGTGCCCCGCACGGTGGTGATCGACGGTCGCTGGGTCGATGGCGCCACCCTGCCCGCGACAAAACCGGATCCCGAATGGGTCGAGAAATCCGCCATGTTGCTGGCGACCGGCGGCACCGCTGCGGCGAACCTCCCCGCGCTCTACGATTGA
- a CDS encoding sulfatase-like hydrolase/transferase has product MAKPPNILWVVTTQWRGQAWGGGGDVNARTPTLDRLAATGCDYRQATTPHPFGPFARAALLTGVPSPENGVRDYFDPLPDGTRTIAHDLNERGYHTAWFGKWHLGARDPNAPLVGEAHAKIRVPDASRGGFAFWEGFESGFLLNDPWLHGTRLPDPIRVSGYQSNVLAERAADWLAGASSPWFAVVSMEAPHPPYAAPADDIAPYEQVTLADNVPAPASARARSELAGYYAHIEATDRAIGRLVAGLANDTVIVVTSVHGDMHGAHGRFRKGWPHEESVRVPLIVRGVERGPSNEPISLLDLPAMTRAWSNGQVWRCDRNRAPISMPSVVNLPDQCDRIWSGWRSADRKVVTTGDGRAWLEFDLAADPGETTNLVAQS; this is encoded by the coding sequence ATGGCAAAACCGCCCAACATTTTGTGGGTCGTCACCACCCAATGGCGCGGGCAGGCGTGGGGCGGCGGGGGTGATGTCAACGCCCGCACGCCGACGCTCGATCGACTGGCGGCGACAGGCTGTGATTATCGGCAAGCCACCACGCCGCATCCGTTCGGTCCCTTCGCCCGGGCAGCTTTGTTGACCGGAGTGCCTTCGCCGGAAAATGGCGTGCGCGACTACTTCGATCCGTTGCCCGACGGCACGCGCACGATCGCGCACGATCTGAATGAGCGTGGCTACCACACGGCGTGGTTTGGCAAATGGCATCTCGGGGCGCGTGATCCGAATGCGCCGTTGGTGGGCGAGGCGCACGCCAAGATCAGGGTGCCGGACGCGTCCCGTGGCGGGTTCGCCTTTTGGGAGGGATTCGAAAGTGGATTTTTGCTCAATGACCCCTGGTTGCACGGCACGAGATTGCCGGACCCGATTCGGGTCTCGGGCTACCAAAGTAATGTGCTGGCCGAGAGAGCCGCCGATTGGTTGGCGGGAGCTTCGTCGCCGTGGTTTGCCGTGGTCAGCATGGAGGCGCCTCATCCGCCTTACGCGGCGCCAGCGGACGACATCGCGCCGTATGAACAGGTGACGTTGGCGGACAATGTGCCGGCGCCGGCCTCAGCGCGCGCGAGGAGTGAGTTGGCGGGATACTATGCGCACATTGAGGCAACTGATCGTGCGATCGGCCGACTGGTGGCGGGGTTGGCAAATGACACCGTAATTGTGGTGACGTCCGTGCACGGGGACATGCATGGGGCGCACGGACGATTTCGCAAAGGTTGGCCCCATGAAGAAAGTGTGCGGGTGCCGTTGATCGTGCGCGGGGTCGAGCGGGGACCAAGTAACGAACCGATTTCGCTCCTCGATCTTCCGGCCATGACGCGAGCTTGGAGCAATGGTCAGGTCTGGCGGTGCGATCGGAACCGGGCTCCCATTTCCATGCCTTCGGTCGTAAACCTGCCGGATCAATGCGATCGGATATGGTCAGGATGGCGCTCCGCCGATCGCAAAGTCGTCACCACGGGCGACGGCCGGGCGTGGCTGGAGTTTGACCTGGCGGCGGATCCCGGAGAAACGACCAATCTGGTCGCTCAATCGTAG
- the def gene encoding peptide deformylase, producing the protein MVLKIVHYNDSVLRTKGAPVTTFDSALATLARDMVDTMHDAAGIGLAAQQIGIASQFCVVDLSAAQRDFQWELDGAAPPLELIMPMVIANPKIEELEGDDTIYEEGCLSFPGINGDVVRPDAVRVEYQDEHGTPHVLLCDGLLSRCIQHEADHLNGTLFIDRMSKKVRASIDKDIKELAKQTRDSATPQSGS; encoded by the coding sequence ATGGTTCTTAAGATAGTTCACTACAACGATTCCGTCCTCCGCACCAAAGGCGCCCCCGTCACCACGTTTGACAGCGCCCTGGCCACCCTGGCCCGTGACATGGTAGATACCATGCATGATGCCGCCGGCATCGGTCTCGCCGCCCAGCAAATCGGCATCGCCTCCCAATTCTGCGTCGTCGACCTCTCGGCCGCCCAACGCGATTTCCAATGGGAGCTCGACGGCGCGGCCCCGCCGCTGGAACTGATCATGCCCATGGTCATTGCCAACCCGAAGATCGAGGAACTCGAAGGCGATGACACCATCTACGAGGAGGGCTGCTTGTCCTTTCCCGGCATCAACGGCGACGTGGTGCGCCCCGATGCCGTGCGCGTCGAGTATCAGGACGAACACGGCACCCCCCACGTGCTGCTGTGCGACGGATTGCTCTCGCGGTGCATCCAACACGAAGCCGATCACCTCAACGGCACGCTGTTCATCGACCGCATGTCCAAAAAAGTGCGCGCTTCCATCGACAAGGACATCAAGGAACTTGCCAAACAGACGCGCGATTCCGCCACACCCCAGTCAGGTTCCTGA
- a CDS encoding Gfo/Idh/MocA family protein, whose protein sequence is MSSADGMNYAPKGKPSPVVKPGEFVFATAHLDHGHIYGQTNGLLEAGAELKWVYDPDPAKVDAYREQYPQAQVARSIDEILDDPGVHLVSAAAIPNRRGPLGCRVMEAGKDYFTDKTPFTTFEHLAQAKTVVAETGRKYTVYFSERLHVESAMYATDLIAGGAIGRVLQVLGLGPHRLSKPSRPDWFFDHEQYGGILCDIGSHQFEQFLTFSGATDAEVVHAAVANYNNPDTPELEDFGEANLVGNNGATNYVRLDWFTPDGLRTWGDGRMIIMGTDGYIELRKYLDVGRPDSGSDHVFLVDQKGEHHIPVAGKVGFRFFGELILDCLNRTEKAMSQQHIFKAAELALTAQAKAMRIAG, encoded by the coding sequence ATGAGCTCCGCCGACGGCATGAATTACGCCCCGAAAGGCAAACCCTCCCCCGTCGTCAAGCCGGGTGAGTTTGTCTTCGCCACCGCCCATCTCGACCACGGTCACATTTATGGACAGACCAACGGTCTGCTCGAGGCGGGAGCCGAACTCAAATGGGTTTATGATCCCGACCCGGCCAAGGTCGACGCCTACCGCGAACAGTATCCGCAGGCTCAAGTCGCCCGCTCCATCGATGAGATTCTCGACGACCCGGGCGTTCATCTGGTGTCCGCCGCCGCGATCCCCAACCGGCGCGGTCCGCTCGGATGTCGCGTCATGGAGGCAGGCAAGGACTACTTCACCGACAAGACGCCGTTCACCACCTTCGAACACCTGGCCCAGGCCAAAACCGTCGTGGCCGAAACCGGGCGCAAATACACTGTCTATTTCAGCGAACGTCTCCACGTCGAAAGCGCCATGTATGCGACCGACCTCATTGCCGGCGGGGCCATCGGACGCGTGTTGCAGGTGCTCGGCCTGGGGCCGCATCGGCTGAGCAAACCGTCCCGTCCCGACTGGTTCTTCGATCACGAGCAATACGGCGGGATTCTGTGCGATATCGGCAGCCACCAGTTCGAGCAATTCCTCACGTTTTCCGGCGCGACCGACGCCGAGGTCGTGCACGCGGCCGTGGCCAACTACAACAACCCCGACACCCCGGAACTTGAGGACTTCGGCGAGGCCAACCTCGTCGGCAACAACGGCGCGACCAACTACGTGCGCCTCGATTGGTTCACGCCCGACGGTCTGCGCACGTGGGGCGACGGCCGCATGATCATCATGGGCACCGACGGCTACATCGAGTTGCGCAAATACCTCGACGTCGGCCGACCCGACAGCGGCTCCGACCACGTTTTTCTCGTCGACCAAAAGGGCGAACACCACATTCCCGTCGCCGGCAAAGTCGGTTTCCGCTTCTTCGGCGAGCTCATTCTCGATTGTCTCAACCGCACCGAAAAGGCGATGTCCCAGCAACACATCTTCAAAGCGGCCGAACTCGCGCTCACCGCCCAGGCCAAAGCCATGCGTATCGCCGGCTGA
- a CDS encoding phosphoribosyltransferase: MNLPDHLELVHDSAAIDEALDRLAAEMDQWAAGAEARTGKMLLALCVLRGGVFFFSELLLRMKISVEPAFCRAFAYAKTENGAPLDKMFVDWQGLDPVGREVMLVDNICDSGRTLLHVDGWLRMQGVRRVRSVTMMHRLRDDAVTEPEITGFTYPGDEWLVGYGMRDAAAKSMNTRWIAKMKPEASA; this comes from the coding sequence ATGAATTTGCCTGATCATTTGGAGTTGGTCCATGACAGCGCGGCCATCGACGAAGCGCTGGACCGGCTCGCGGCGGAAATGGATCAATGGGCCGCCGGGGCCGAGGCTCGCACCGGTAAAATGCTGCTCGCCCTCTGCGTGTTGCGCGGCGGCGTGTTCTTTTTCTCCGAACTCCTGTTGCGCATGAAGATCTCGGTGGAGCCGGCGTTCTGCCGCGCCTTCGCCTATGCAAAAACTGAAAACGGGGCCCCGCTCGACAAGATGTTTGTAGACTGGCAGGGCCTCGATCCCGTCGGCCGCGAGGTCATGTTGGTGGACAACATCTGCGACAGCGGCCGCACGTTGCTGCACGTGGATGGCTGGCTGCGCATGCAAGGGGTGCGCCGCGTGCGCTCCGTCACCATGATGCATCGTCTGCGCGACGACGCCGTGACCGAGCCCGAAATCACCGGCTTCACCTACCCGGGCGACGAATGGCTGGTGGGCTACGGCATGCGCGACGCCGCCGCCAAAAGCATGAACACCCGCTGGATCGCGAAGATGAAGCCGGAGGCATCCGCCTGA
- a CDS encoding PhoH family protein, with the protein MLDTNVLLHDPQSIFKFENNNLAIPVEVLEELDAIKSEQSTERGRNARRVHRILQELLPDSHSLLEGVKLNNGGTLSVIINRYFESNDFSSPAMQRFRAVLHDPKKKDNRIIACALYVQEQYAPPTILVTKDVNVQLKARAVGLESEDYLNDKVPEVDDEDGYREVPVTIYELQRFCSEGHLDVGETMDGQPPLEINEYVLLRSDEDKTMPARHISKGNVRRLRIPEFVKAPGGIPIRARNLEQQFFMDALLDDSISLVTCFGKAGTGKTLISTVCAISQVLDEMGRFDGVSISRPVIALGKDIGFLPGSLEEKMKPWLQPYYDALEVLMPSKPPKDPQFAAKKVAKKKVRKFGDDSPSESSSGIATPVKPYERLITNGVVEIEALCFIRGRSIARRFFILDEAQQLTPHEVKTVITRISEGSKIVLIGDPAQIDNPYVDSRSNGLVYCHNRMKGHAVSAHVKLSKGERSKLAELAADLL; encoded by the coding sequence GTGTTGGACACCAACGTCCTCCTCCACGACCCCCAATCGATCTTCAAGTTTGAGAACAACAACTTGGCCATTCCGGTCGAGGTGCTCGAAGAACTTGATGCCATCAAATCGGAGCAGTCGACCGAGCGAGGTCGCAATGCCCGACGCGTTCATCGCATTCTCCAGGAGTTGTTACCGGACTCCCATTCGCTGCTCGAGGGCGTGAAGCTGAACAATGGCGGCACGCTGTCGGTCATCATCAACCGCTACTTCGAATCCAACGATTTTTCGTCGCCGGCGATGCAGCGGTTTCGCGCCGTGCTCCATGATCCGAAGAAGAAGGACAACCGGATCATCGCCTGTGCGCTCTACGTGCAGGAGCAGTATGCGCCTCCGACGATTTTGGTGACCAAGGATGTCAATGTGCAGCTGAAGGCGCGCGCCGTCGGTCTGGAGTCGGAGGATTATCTCAACGACAAGGTTCCCGAGGTCGACGACGAGGATGGTTACCGCGAAGTGCCGGTCACGATTTACGAATTGCAGCGCTTTTGCTCGGAAGGGCACCTCGATGTCGGTGAGACCATGGACGGCCAACCGCCATTGGAGATTAATGAATACGTCCTGCTGCGTTCCGACGAAGACAAGACGATGCCAGCGCGCCATATCAGCAAAGGCAACGTGCGACGTCTGCGCATCCCCGAGTTTGTGAAGGCACCGGGTGGCATCCCGATTCGCGCGCGCAATCTGGAGCAGCAGTTCTTCATGGATGCGTTGCTCGACGACTCGATTTCGCTCGTCACATGTTTCGGCAAAGCCGGCACGGGCAAGACGTTGATTTCCACGGTGTGCGCCATTTCCCAGGTGTTGGATGAAATGGGGCGTTTCGACGGTGTATCCATTTCCCGCCCCGTCATCGCCCTCGGCAAGGACATCGGATTTTTGCCCGGTTCGCTGGAGGAGAAGATGAAGCCGTGGTTGCAGCCCTACTACGATGCGTTGGAGGTGTTGATGCCGTCCAAGCCACCGAAGGATCCGCAATTTGCCGCCAAGAAAGTGGCCAAGAAAAAGGTGCGCAAATTTGGCGACGATTCGCCCAGTGAATCCTCCTCCGGCATCGCCACGCCGGTGAAGCCCTACGAGCGTCTCATCACGAACGGCGTCGTTGAAATCGAGGCTCTGTGTTTCATTCGCGGCCGATCGATCGCCCGCCGGTTCTTCATTCTCGACGAAGCGCAGCAACTCACCCCGCACGAAGTGAAGACGGTGATCACCCGCATTTCCGAAGGCTCCAAGATCGTGCTGATCGGCGACCCGGCGCAGATCGACAATCCCTACGTCGATTCGCGCAGCAACGGCCTCGTCTACTGCCACAATCGCATGAAGGGCCACGCCGTCTCGGCGCACGTCAAACTCTCCAAAGGCGAGCGTTCCAAACTCGCCGAACTCGCCGCCGACTTGCTTTGA